A single genomic interval of Camelina sativa cultivar DH55 chromosome 11, Cs, whole genome shotgun sequence harbors:
- the LOC104728336 gene encoding B3 domain-containing protein At5g38490-like — translation MSMNHLTDSGKDMWSNLFLLADTAVMVQEEEQRRRRRREEDSKKSFFYLFPRKKRSSLVKRRYTQQNPNGTSRMSSSSSLDDDHEKKITQNPSFFYEPVVYDAELVRAKKGKSEIVCEGYDYRGESDDATRLFEKNMRKLVRNLRRNSDDLDGSSSFMSSSFLNLRCFNYPSLLLGYNTAKSDKTETNDPSYEPCLKENTTSRKRRAVQQRKGGNFKKAKAATFSRRTDAEAPEWIFQVMRRMRADAANPLLIFEKGLKASDVKSGQSRLLIPFQQLIKNDFLTPGEYRAIDKNEYKEEDDESIGVGAIFVNQRCEKWGVRFKMWAMEKDSGHGTLNYALNWGWNDVVKGNHLKEDDKISLWTFRWRGVLCFALETY, via the coding sequence ATGAGTATGAATCATCTCACGGATTCAGGTAAGGATATGTGGTCGAATTTGTTTTTACTTGCGGATACTGCGGTTATGGTTCAGGAAGAAGAACAACGCCGTCGTCGTCGTAGAGAAGAAGATAGCAAGAAGagtttcttctatcttttcccGAGGAAGAAAAGGTCGTCTTTGGTTAAGAGAAGATACacacaacaaaaccctaatggGACTTCTagaatgtcttcttcttcatcgctcgATGATGATCACGAGAAGAAAATTAcacaaaaccctagttttttttaTGAGCCTGTGGTGTATGATGCAGAGCTAGTACGTGCAAAGAAGGGGAAATCTGAGATCGTCTGTGAAGGTTATGACTACCGCGGAGAGAGTGATGATGCGACGAGACTCTTTGAGAAGAACATGAGGAAATTGGTAAGAAACCTAAGACGAAACTCGGATGATCTTGATGGGTCGTCGTCTTTTATGTCTTCATCGTTCTTGAACCTTCGTTGTTTTAATTACCCTTCGTTACTCCTCGGTTACAACACGGCTAAGTCTGATAAGACAGAGACGAACGACCCTAGTTACGAACCTTGCCTAAAGGAGAACACGACAAGCCGCAAGAGGCGTGCTGTGCAACAGAGGAAGGGCGGTAATTTCAAGAAAGCAAAGGCTGCTACTTTCTCAAGGAGGACGGATGCAGAGGCACCAGAGTGGATTTTTCAGGTGATGAGAAGAATGAGAGCTGATGCCGCAAACCCGTTGCTGATCTTTGAGAAGGGTCTAAAAGCGAGTGATGTGAAATCAGGCCAGAGTCGTCTCTTAATCCCATTCCAGCAGCTCATCAAGAACGACTTCTTGACGCCAGGGGAGTATCGAGCAATAGATAAAAACGAAtacaaggaagaagacgatgagagTATTGGTGTTGGAGCGATTTTTGTGAACCAAAGATGTGAAAAGTGGGGTGTGCGTTTTAAGATGTGGGCGATGGAGAAAGACAGTGGACACGGGACCTTGAATTATGCTTTGAACTGGGGGTGGAACGATGTCGTCAAGGGTAACCACTTAAAAGAGGACGACAAGATCAGTCTTTGGACTTTCAGGTGGCGTGGAGTACTCTGCTTTGCTCTTGAGACATACTAA
- the LOC104728337 gene encoding putative B3 domain-containing protein At5g35780 produces MVQEEEQRRRLPREEDSEKIFFYLFPRKKRSSLVKRRYTQQKPNGVSMMASSSSLDDDDETKSTQNPSFLDEPVVSDAELLRAKKGKSKIVCEDYDYRQESDEATTSGKRRAVEQRKSGNFKKEKVASSPRRTDTDAPEWIFQVMRRMRDNAANPLLIFKRGLTPTDVNSAQCRLLIPCQQLIRNDFLTPRESRAINKEEYIENDDDTIGVGTILVNQRCEKWGLRFKLWPMEKETGVGTLNYALNWAWNDVVKGNNLKAEDKISLWTFRWRGVLCFALETY; encoded by the coding sequence ATGGTACAGGAAGAAGAACAACGTCGTCGTCTTCCTAGAGAAGAAGATAGCGAGAAGattttcttctatcttttcccGAGGAAGAAGAGGTCGTCTTTGGTGAAGAGAAGATACACACAACAAAAACCTAATGGGGTTTCTATGATGGCTTCGTCTTCATCgctcgatgatgatgacgagACGAAAAGCAcacaaaaccctagttttttagATGAGCCTGTGGTGTCTGATGCAGAGCTACTACGTGCAAAGAAGGGGAAATCTAAGATTGTCTGTGAAGATTACGACTACCGCCAAGAGAGTGATGAGGCGACGACAAGCGGCAAGAGGCGTGCCGTGGAGCAGAGGAAGAGTGGTaatttcaagaaagaaaaggttgCTTCTTCCCCAAGGAGGACGGATACAGATGCACCGGAGTGGATTTTTCAGGTGATGAGAAGAATGAGAGATAATGCCGCAAACCCGTTGCTGATCTTTAAGAGGGGTCTAACACCGACTGATGTGAATTCAGCCCAGTGCCGTCTCTTAATCCCATGCCAGCAGCTAATCAGAAACGACTTCTTGACGCCGAGGGAGTCTCGAGCCATAAATAAAGAGGAATACATCGAAAACGACGATGATACTATCGGTGTGGGAACAATTCTTGTGAACCAAAGATGTGAAAAGTGGGGTTTGCGTTTCAAGCTATGGCCGATGGAGAAGGAAACTGGAGTTGGAACCTTGAATTACGCTTTGAACTGGGCGTGGAACGATGTCGTCAAGGGTAACAACTTAAAAGCCGAGGACAAGATCAGTCTTTGGACTTTCAGGTGGCGTGGAGTACTCTGCTTTGCTCTTGAGACATACTAA
- the LOC104724249 gene encoding leucine-rich repeat extensin-like protein 3, whose product MSPLLILIFIATTITFSSSYSSVATTLPDTVHRNNKNLFSVSGELDCKFRQAKQSFSEVKCAKTRRILKHIRQARRRDHRHKQKRSPRHLQNKAKSNKNPIDKKFLFPPPLFFPPNPFAPPSIFPPNPFAPPPSIFPPNPFAPPPSIFPPNPFQPPPPSIFPPNPFQPRPPPPSIFPPNPFQPPRAPPPSIFPPLFPQPPPPAPPPSIFPPLFPQPPPAPPPSIFPPNPFQPRPPQPPPTPPPSIFPPNPFQPRPPQPPPAPPPSLFPPLFPKPPPPPALPPPSIFPPNPFQPRPPLPAPPPPWSIFPPLPPIFPGLNPPPPPPPPPPPPPSIFPFPPFPFFPPPRNPGPPPSSANKQPP is encoded by the exons ATGTCTCCTCTtctcatcctcatcttcattgcTACAACCATAACATTCAGTAGTAGTTATTCTTCAGTGGCTACAACTCTACCTGACACTGTCCATCGTAACAACAAGAACCTCTTCTCAGTCTCAG GTGAGCTTGATTGCAAATTCagacaagcaaaacaaagtTTCTCTGAGGTGAAATGTGCAAAGACTCGACGGATTCTGAAACATATTAGgcaagcaagaagaagagatcatcgACACAAACAGAAGAGATCACCAAGACACCtccaaaacaaagcaaagtCAAACAAGAACCCAATAGACAAGAAGTTCTTGTTCCCACCTCCATTGTTTTTTCCTCCAAACCCATTTGCACCACCTTCGATATTTCCCCCAAACCCGTTTGCACCGCCACCTTCCATTTTTCCACCAAACCCGTTTGCACCACCACCTTCCATTTTCCCACCCAACCCATTTCAGCCGCCTCCACCTTCGATTTTCCCACCCAATCCGTTTCAGCCACGGCCACCGCCACCTTCAATATTCCCTCCAAACCCGTTTCAGCCTCCTCGTGCTCCTCCTCCATCAATATTTCCTCCATTATTTCCTcagcctcctcctcctgctcCTCCTCCATCAATATTCCCTCCACTATTTCCTCAGCCTCCTCCCGCTCCTCCTCCATCAATATTCCCTCCAAACCCGTTTCAGCCTCGTCCACCTCAGCCTCCTCCCACTCCTCCTCCATCAATATTCCCTCCAAACCCATTTCAGCCTCGACCGCCTCAGCCTCCCCCCGCTCCTCCTCCATCGTTATTCCCTCCATTATTTCCTAAGCCACCTCCACCCCCAGCTCTTCCTCCTCCATCAATATTCCCTCCAAATCCATTTCAGCCTCGTCCTCCTCTTCCCGCTCCTCCTCCGCCATGGTCTATCTTTCCTCCATTGCCACCGATCTTTCCAGGCTTAAATCCACCACCGCCACCTCCTCCTCCCCCTCCTCCACCTCCATCAATCTTTCCATTTCCTCCATTCCCGTTCTTCCCACCACCACGCAACCCTGGCCCTCCTCCTTCTTCAGCAAACAAGCAGCCTCCTTAA
- the LOC104724250 gene encoding AUGMIN subunit 5-like isoform X1, which yields MQSLSSSAPTPEAIIEWLQKEMGYRQLGPYSGSSKSHVPSIDAIRKICRGNMIPVWNFLINRVKSEKTVEIIRRNITVHGGSSNAASVGSSVNPVKEEGKGKGRRKEKTVTGESSSYAEGREAALQERELAAKEVERLRNIVRRQRKDLKARMLEVSREEAERKRMLDERANYRHRQALLEAYDQQCDEATRIFAEYHKRLQVYVNQANDAQRSVNSSNEVSSSLSANSEREAVYSTVKGTKSADDVILMETTRERNIRIVCDLLASHMIERIRNSFPAYEGNGICSHPELETAKLGFEYDGEITDEMKTVIVNSLRGPPLLLQAIAAYTLRIKTLISREMEKIDVRADAEMLRYKFENNRVTDNSSSDVSSPLSYQFNGNGKIGTDTHFQGSNNQLLERQKAHVQQFLATEDALNKAAEARDLCHKFINRLHGSADAASHSFPGGTTQSGSNLRQFELDVWGKEREAAGLRASLNTLLSEIQRLNKLCSERKEAEDSLKKKWKKIEEFDARRSELETIYTTLLKANMDAVAFWNQQPLAAREYAAATVIPASEVVVDISNSAKDFIEKEVSAFFQSPDNSLYMLPATPQGLLESMGANGSTGPEAVAYAEKNAALLTARAGARDPSAIPSICRISAALQYPAGLEGSDASLASVLESLEFCLRVRGSEACVLEDLAKAIDLVHIRQDLVESGHSLLDHAFRAQQKYERTTNYCLDLASEQENTISDQWLPELRTAVQNAQASSEHCKYVRGLLDEWWEQPAATVVDWVTVDGQSVAAWQNHVKQLLAFYDKESLRT from the exons ATGCAGAGTTTATCGAGTTCAGCTCCGACACCGGAGGCGATAATAGAATGGTTACAGAAGGAAATGGGGTACAGGCAATTAGGTCCGTATAGTGGATCAAGTAAATCTCATGTTCCTTCCATTGATGCTATTAGGAAGATTTGTAGAGGGAATATGATACCTGTTTGGAATTTTTTGATAAACCGGGTGAAGTCGGAGAAGACAGTGGAGATAATTAGGCGGAACATTACGGTACATGGAGGAAGTAGTAATGCTGCTAGCGTTGGGAGTTCTGTGAATCCTGTGAAGGAGGAGGGTAAGGGAAAAGGAAGGCGGAAGGAAAAGACAGTGACTGGGGAGAGTTCGAGTTATGCAGAAGGTAGAGAGGCTGCATTGCAGGAAAGGGAATTAGCTGCAAAGGAGGTGGAGAGATTGAGGAACATAGTGAGGAGGCAAAGAAAAGATTTGAAAGCTAGAATGTTGGAGGTCTCTAGAGAAGAAGCAGAACGGAAAAGGATGCTTGATGAAAGAGCAAATTACAG ACACAGGCAAGCATTGTTGGAAGCTTATGATCAACAATGCGACGAAGCAACAAGAATATTTGCAGAGTATCACAAAAGGCTACAAGTCTACGTTAATCAAGCAAATGATGCACAACGGTCTGTCAATTCGTCGAATGAAGTGTCAAGCAGCCTCAGTGCTAACAGTGAGAGGGAAGCTGTTTATTCCACTGTCAAAGGAACTAAGTCTGCAGATGATGTCATTCTCATGGAAACAACCCGAGAGCGAAATATCAgaatagtttgtgatttgctTGCATCACACATGATTGAAAGAATACGTAACTCTTTCCCTGCATACGAAGGAAATGGAATTTGTTCACATCCTGAGCTGGAAACAGCCAAGCTCGGTTTTGAATATGATGGAGAAATAACTGATGAGATGAAAACTGTTATAGTAAATTCCCTGAGGGGTCCTCCTCTGCTGCTTCAGGCTATCGCTGCATACACTTTACGTATTAAGACCCTGATATCcagagagatggagaagattGATGTCagagcagatgctgaaatgTTAAG GTATAAGTTTGAGAACAACCGGGTAACAGACAATTCTTCTTCTGATGTGAGCTCGCCTTTGAGTTATCAGTTTAATGGTAATGGGAAGATAGGCACAGATACACATTTCCAAGGATCTAACAACCAGCTCCTTGAACGGCag AAAGCTCATGTTCAACAATTTTTGGCTACTGAAGATGCACTTAACAAAGCTGCTGAAGCTCGTGATTTATGCCACAAATTTATTAACCGTTTGCATGGAAGTGCTGATGCAGCTTCACATTCGTTTCCTGGAGGCACAACACAGAGTGGTAGCAATCTTAGGCAATTTGAG TTGGATGTATGGGGAAAGGAAAGAGAAGCTGCTGGTTTGAGGGCTAGCTTAAACACACTGTTATCTGAAATACAACGGCTAAACAAATTATGTTCAGAACGAAAAGAAGCCGAAG ATTCCTTGAAAAAGAAGTGGAAGAAAATTGAGGAATTTGATGCTCGCAGATCCGAACTTGAAACCATATATACAACTCTTCTCAAGGCTAACATG gatGCTGTTGCATTCTGGAATCAGCAACCACTCGCTGCAAGGGAATATGCAGCAGCAACTGTAATTCCAGCTAGTGAAGTTGTTGTGGACATTTCAAACAGCGCAAAAGATTTTATTGAGAAAGAAGTGTCTGCTTTCTTTCAAAGTCCTGATAACTCTCTCTATATGCTTCCGGCTACTCCCCAG GGACTTCTAGAGTCCATGGGAGCTAATGGATCAACAGGACCTGAAGCTGTTGCCTATGCAGAGAAGAATGCTGCTCTATTAACTGCAAGAGCAGGTGCAAGAGATCCATCAGCAATTCCATCTATATGTCGCATTTCTGCTGCCCTTCAATATCCTGCAG GTCTGGAGGGTTCAGATGCAAGTTTGGCCTCAGTTTTAGAGTCTCTTGAGTTCTGCTTACGGGTTCGTGGATCTGAAGCATGTGTTTTAGAAGACTTAGCAAAGGCAATCGATTTGGTCCATATACGGCAGGATCTAGTTGAAAGTGGCCATTCTCTGTTAGATCATGCTTTCCGTGCGCAGCAAAAATATGAAAG AACAACTAACTACTGCCTAGATCTAGCTTCTGAGCAAGAGAATACAATATCAGACCAATGGTTGCCTGAACTTAGGACTGCAGTCCAGAATGCTCAAGCTTCCTCTGAGCACTGCAAATACGTCAGGGGTTTG CTTGATGAATGGTGGGAACAGCCTGcagcaacagttgttgattgggtcACTGTAGATGGTCAAAGTGTTGCAGCTTGGCAAAACCATGTCAAACAGCTTCTTGCCTTTTACGATAAAGAATCACTGAGAACGTAA
- the LOC104724250 gene encoding AUGMIN subunit 5-like isoform X2, whose amino-acid sequence MQSLSSSAPTPEAIIEWLQKEMGYRQLGPYSGSSKSHVPSIDAIRKICRGNMIPVWNFLINRVKSEKTVEIIRRNITVHGGSSNAASVGSSVNPVKEEGKGKGRRKEKTVTGESSSYAEGREAALQERELAAKEVERLRNIVRRQRKDLKARMLEVSREEAERKRMLDERANYRHRQALLEAYDQQCDEATRIFAEYHKRLQVYVNQANDAQRSVNSSNEVSSSLSANSEREAVYSTVKGTKSADDVILMETTRERNIRIVCDLLASHMIERIRNSFPAYEGNGICSHPELETAKLGFEYDGEITDEMKTVIVNSLRGPPLLLQAIAAYTLRIKTLISREMEKIDVRADAEMLRYKFENNRVTDNSSSDVSSPLSYQFNGNGKIGTDTHFQGSNNQLLERQKAHVQQFLATEDALNKAAEARDLCHKFINRLHGSADAASHSFPGGTTQSGSNLRQFELDVWGKEREAAGLRASLNTLLSEIQRLNKLCSERKEAEDSLKKKWKKIEEFDARRSELETIYTTLLKANMDAVAFWNQQPLAAREYAAATVIPASEVVVDISNSAKDFIEKEVSAFFQSPDNSLYMLPATPQGLLESMGANGSTGPEAVAYAEKNAALLTARAGARDPSAIPSICRISAALQYPAGLEGSDASLASVLESLEFCLRVRGSEACVLEDLAKAIDLVHIRQDLVESGHSLLDHAFRAQQKYERTTNYCLDLASEQENTISDQWLPELRTAVQNAQASSEHCKYVRGLLDEWWEQPAATVVDWVTVDGQSVAAWQNHVKQLLAFYDKESLRT is encoded by the exons ATGCAGAGTTTATCGAGTTCAGCTCCGACACCGGAGGCGATAATAGAATGGTTACAGAAGGAAATGGGGTACAGGCAATTAGGTCCGTATAGTGGATCAAGTAAATCTCATGTTCCTTCCATTGATGCTATTAGGAAGATTTGTAGAGGGAATATGATACCTGTTTGGAATTTTTTGATAAACCGGGTGAAGTCGGAGAAGACAGTGGAGATAATTAGGCGGAACATTACGGTACATGGAGGAAGTAGTAATGCTGCTAGCGTTGGGAGTTCTGTGAATCCTGTGAAGGAGGAGGGTAAGGGAAAAGGAAGGCGGAAGGAAAAGACAGTGACTGGGGAGAGTTCGAGTTATGCAGAAGGTAGAGAGGCTGCATTGCAGGAAAGGGAATTAGCTGCAAAGGAGGTGGAGAGATTGAGGAACATAGTGAGGAGGCAAAGAAAAGATTTGAAAGCTAGAATGTTGGAGGTCTCTAGAGAAGAAGCAGAACGGAAAAGGATGCTTGATGAAAGAGCAAATTACAG ACACAGGCAAGCATTGTTGGAAGCTTATGATCAACAATGCGACGAAGCAACAAGAATATTTGCAGAGTATCACAAAAGGCTACAAGTCTACGTTAATCAAGCAAATGATGCACAACGGTCTGTCAATTCGTCGAATGAAGTGTCAAGCAGCCTCAGTGCTAACAGTGAGAGGGAAGCTGTTTATTCCACTGTCAAAGGAACTAAGTCTGCAGATGATGTCATTCTCATGGAAACAACCCGAGAGCGAAATATCAgaatagtttgtgatttgctTGCATCACACATGATTGAAAGAATACGTAACTCTTTCCCTGCATACGAAGGAAATGGAATTTGTTCACATCCTGAGCTGGAAACAGCCAAGCTCGGTTTTGAATATGATGGAGAAATAACTGATGAGATGAAAACTGTTATAGTAAATTCCCTGAGGGGTCCTCCTCTGCTGCTTCAGGCTATCGCTGCATACACTTTACGTATTAAGACCCTGATATCcagagagatggagaagattGATGTCagagcagatgctgaaatgTTAAG GTATAAGTTTGAGAACAACCGGGTAACAGACAATTCTTCTTCTGATGTGAGCTCGCCTTTGAGTTATCAGTTTAATGGTAATGGGAAGATAGGCACAGATACACATTTCCAAGGATCTAACAACCAGCTCCTTGAACGGCag AAAGCTCATGTTCAACAATTTTTGGCTACTGAAGATGCACTTAACAAAGCTGCTGAAGCTCGTGATTTATGCCACAAATTTATTAACCGTTTGCATGGAAGTGCTGATGCAGCTTCACATTCGTTTCCTGGAGGCACAACACAGAGTGGTAGCAATCTTAGGCAATTTGAG TTGGATGTATGGGGAAAGGAAAGAGAAGCTGCTGGTTTGAGGGCTAGCTTAAACACACTGTTATCTGAAATACAACGGCTAAACAAATTATGTTCAGAACGAAAAGAAGCCGAAGATTCCTTGAAAAAGAAGTGGAAGAAAATTGAGGAATTTGATGCTCGCAGATCCGAACTTGAAACCATATATACAACTCTTCTCAAGGCTAACATG gatGCTGTTGCATTCTGGAATCAGCAACCACTCGCTGCAAGGGAATATGCAGCAGCAACTGTAATTCCAGCTAGTGAAGTTGTTGTGGACATTTCAAACAGCGCAAAAGATTTTATTGAGAAAGAAGTGTCTGCTTTCTTTCAAAGTCCTGATAACTCTCTCTATATGCTTCCGGCTACTCCCCAG GGACTTCTAGAGTCCATGGGAGCTAATGGATCAACAGGACCTGAAGCTGTTGCCTATGCAGAGAAGAATGCTGCTCTATTAACTGCAAGAGCAGGTGCAAGAGATCCATCAGCAATTCCATCTATATGTCGCATTTCTGCTGCCCTTCAATATCCTGCAG GTCTGGAGGGTTCAGATGCAAGTTTGGCCTCAGTTTTAGAGTCTCTTGAGTTCTGCTTACGGGTTCGTGGATCTGAAGCATGTGTTTTAGAAGACTTAGCAAAGGCAATCGATTTGGTCCATATACGGCAGGATCTAGTTGAAAGTGGCCATTCTCTGTTAGATCATGCTTTCCGTGCGCAGCAAAAATATGAAAG AACAACTAACTACTGCCTAGATCTAGCTTCTGAGCAAGAGAATACAATATCAGACCAATGGTTGCCTGAACTTAGGACTGCAGTCCAGAATGCTCAAGCTTCCTCTGAGCACTGCAAATACGTCAGGGGTTTG CTTGATGAATGGTGGGAACAGCCTGcagcaacagttgttgattgggtcACTGTAGATGGTCAAAGTGTTGCAGCTTGGCAAAACCATGTCAAACAGCTTCTTGCCTTTTACGATAAAGAATCACTGAGAACGTAA
- the LOC104724252 gene encoding exosome complex component CSL4, which yields MTTELVTPGDVIGKATEFKAGKGAYVNDTTIYASLTGTRRIVSPLPESLDQRAVVEVTGHKAHGPIPEPGSVVIARVTKVMARMAAVDILCVGPKAVRENFAGVIRQQDVRATEIDKVDLHQSFHAGDIVRAMVLSLGDARAYYLSTAKNELGVVSAESAAGETMVPISWTEMQCPLSGQTEQRKVAKVGS from the exons atgACGACGGAGCTAGTAACGCCGGGAGATGTAATTGGGAAAGCGACTGAGTTTAAAGCCGGAAAAGGAGCTTACGTCAACGACACAACCATCTACGCTTCCCTCACAGGAACTCGTCGGATTGTTTCTCCTCTTCCCGAATCACTTGACCAG AGAGCTGTTGTGGAAGTTACGGGTCACAAGGCACATGGTCCTATACCTGAGCCTGGTTCTGTTGTCATAGCAAGA GTGACTAAAGTTATGGCTCGGATGGCTGCTGTTGATATCTTATGTGTTGGTCCAAAGGCCGTTCGTGAAAATTTTGCTGGCGTGATCAG GCAACAAGATGTTAGAGCAACAGAGATCGACAAAGTTGACTTGCATCAGTCTTTCCATGCTGGTGACATTGTTAGAGCTATGGTT CTATCTCTTGGTGATGCACGGGCATACTATTTGTCGACTGCTAAGAATGAACTTGGTGTGGTCTCAGCAGAAAGTGCTGCag GCGAAACAATGGTTCCTATAAGTTGGACAGAGATGCAGTGCCCCTTGTCGGGCCAAACCGAGCAGAGAAAAGTTGCCAAGGTGGGTAGTTGA